The following are from one region of the Nostoc cf. commune SO-36 genome:
- a CDS encoding type II toxin-antitoxin system Phd/YefM family antitoxin, with the protein MLPYKITSPTDARNDFFKLLELVVENHQVYMINRRDGENVALIAESDLVSLLETVYLLRSPANARRLLDAIEESKTGKIQSQTLAELQQELGIDQEEKES; encoded by the coding sequence ATGTTGCCTTACAAAATCACATCCCCAACCGATGCGAGAAATGACTTTTTTAAGTTATTAGAGCTGGTGGTAGAAAATCATCAGGTGTATATGATCAACCGTCGTGATGGTGAAAATGTAGCCTTGATTGCTGAATCAGATTTGGTGAGTTTACTTGAGACGGTTTATCTTTTGCGATCGCCTGCTAATGCGCGTCGTTTACTGGATGCAATAGAGGAGTCAAAAACAGGAAAAATCCAATCTCAAACGCTAGCAGAACTTCAGCAGGAGTTGGGGATTGATCAAGAAGAAAAAGAAAGCTGA
- a CDS encoding Txe/YoeB family addiction module toxin has translation MIKKKKKAEPIEIKPVIVNRSPGFSSQFKEDLAWWFKQDFQKASKILDLVTAVMQDPFEGIGKPEPLKYIDADIWSRRIDLEHRLVYRVGNTQIDFLACRYHYE, from the coding sequence TTGATCAAGAAGAAAAAGAAAGCTGAACCCATTGAAATTAAACCAGTTATTGTTAATCGTAGTCCTGGTTTTAGTTCTCAATTTAAAGAAGATTTAGCTTGGTGGTTTAAGCAGGATTTTCAGAAAGCATCGAAAATCTTGGATTTGGTTACGGCTGTAATGCAAGACCCATTTGAGGGGATTGGTAAACCAGAACCATTAAAATATATAGATGCAGATATTTGGTCGCGGCGAATTGATTTAGAACATCGGCTTGTATATCGGGTGGGAAACACTCAGATTGATTTTCTCGCTTGTCGGTATCACTACGAATAA